TCAGCAGGCGGCAGTTGTTGGTCCCGAGGTCGAGCGCGCCATACAGCGGCGCCTCCCGACCCGATGCTTCCCGGCCGCCCGACCGACCGGTCGGGGAGGAAGCGGGGGACCGCTCGTCGCGCCCTGCTGGCGCGCCGCGGGTCTCCGGCATGGCCGTGTCGTCCTTTGGGCGGTCCAAAGCGGCGCCCGTTCCCCAAGACTCTAGCCCGCCGGTTCGCTCCGCGCCAAGCCAATCTGTCACGAAGATGAACGGCGGCGTTGGCGTCCTGCTCAGGATCGGGGTCGTACCTTCCGGGCATGGCTCAGTTCCGCAACGCCCGTTTTCACATCGGTCAGATCGTTCGGCACTATGACGGCGCCTTCCAGGGCGCGGTTCTGGATGTTGATCCGGTCTATGACGGCTCCGTTCAGCAGGAGGGCCTGATCGCGCCGGATCAGCCCTTCTACCGCGTCTATGCGATCGGCGAGAACGGCGGCTTCGTCGCCTATGCAGCCGAGGCGGCGTTGCGCGACGCCTCGCACGCCCTGACTCTGTCCGAGGCGGATCAGCGCCGCTGGTTCAGCGTCGATGCCGCCGGCCATCACGCGCCGATGGATCAGCCCATCCACTCACCGGTGGCCACTGACCGACTTGGCCCATGCGGCCGGGCGGCGCTAAGGTGAGAGGACAAGGCGCGGGCAAGCGCCGCCAGCAGAGCCTCGGGAGTTCCCATGTCCGATTTCGAGCACGTGTTCGACAAGCCGCCTGAAGGCGCCGCCGCCGACTGGACCATCCCGCAGAACTGGCAGGGTTATACCGAGGTCGAGCACCAGACCTGGGACACGCTGTACGCACGACAGATGACCATCCTGCCGGGCCGCGCCTGCGACGCCTTTCTGCGGGGGCTGGACGCGCTGGACCTGAACGCCGGCGGCATTCCCGATTTCGACGTCATCAACCCGAAGCTTCAAGCCCTGACCGGCTGGAGCGTGGTGTGCGTGCCGGGCCTGGTTCCGGACGACGTCTTCTTCGACCACCTGGCCAACCGCCGCTTCGTCTCGGGCCAGTTCATCCGCAAGCCGGATCAACTGGACTACCTGCAGGAGCCGGACATCTTCCACGACGTCTTCGGCCACGTGCCGATGCTGACCGACCCCGACTTCGCCGCCTATATGGAGGCCTACGGCAAGGGCGGGCAGCGCGCGGCGTCGCTGGGCATGCTGGCGAACTTGGCCAGGCTCTACTGGTACACGGTCGAATTCGGCCTGATGCAGGAGGCGGAGGGCCTGCGCATCTACGGCGCGGGCATCGTGTCCTCGGCGACCGAAAGCGTGTTCGCGCTGGACGATCCGTCGCCGAACCGCATTGGCTTTGATCTGGAGCGGGTGATGCGCACCCTCTACCGCATCGACGACTTCCAGCAGGTCTATTTCGTCATCGACAGCCTGGAGGCGCTGAAGGCCGAGACGCTGAAGGACTTCGGGCCCGTGTACGACGCGCTGAAGGGGCAGGGCGAGATCGCCGTCGACGCCGTGCTGCCGGGCGACCGGGTCATCACGCGCGGGACCCAGAGCTATGCCGCGCGGGGCGGCCGCTTCGCCGCCTGACCTGAGCGCTTCTATCCGCGCTGGAACGGATAAAAGCCGCCGCCGAGCCCCAGGATCTGCGTCAGCTCGTCCAGCGCGCCCCGGCTCTCGACTAGCAGCTGCGGATCGGCGAGGTCGGCGGGCGTCAGGCGATCGCGATACCAGGTGGCGCCCCAGACGCTGAGCGCGCCGTGCAGTTCGTCAGTCAGGCGCATGGCCGCGTTGGCCGCCGCCAGCTCCGCATCCGTCAGCACGACGCGCAGACGCAGGCAGGCCGGCCCACCGCCGTTGCGCATCGACTGGCGCACATCGACATAGTCGACCCGGCCGATCGGACCGTTGGATGAGGCGACGCCTTCGGCCACTGCATGGGCGCGGGGATTGTCGCGGGTCTCGGTCGGACAGATCAGCGTCAGCCGATCCTCGCCTGGAACGCGGACCAGCATGGAGTTGAACAGATAGGAGGAGATGGCGTCGGCCAGCGCCAGATCCGACAAGGCGACCTCCACAAAGATCGGATCGAACAGGCCCTCGGCGGCGCGACGGATCGTATCCCGCGTCCCGTCCGTGTCCTCGAACGCCAGCTCGTGGTGGAACAGGGTGTCCAGCGATCCGACGCAGACCACGTCGTTGTGGAAGGTCCCGCCGGCGATGGCGGCCCGCCCCTGTTGGGCCAATACCGACCGACCCATGCCGTGGCGGCGGACGACAGCGTCGCAGGCCTCACGCGTCTGACGAGCAGGGAAGGGACCTTCCCAGGGCTGAAACGCCTCTCGACCCCAGACCAGCAGGTTCACGCCCGGCTCGCCATGGTCGCGGCACAGGCGCACGTGGTTGGCCGCGCCCTCGTCGGCCAGATGGGCGACGGAGGACAGGGCGTCGTGGACGGCGAACCGGTCGGGATCGGGGAACAGGGCGTTCAGCGCGCGCTTCGTCTGTTCATGCTCGAGCGAGCGATGAAGGTTGGTGTGAAGGTTCGCGGGCGTGAAGTGCACGCGGCCGTCGGCAGAGTCCGCGCTCGGCGTTACCGTCGCCGCGTTGGCGGCCCACATGGGCGAGGCCGAGCAGGCGGCGGCGGCGAAGGACGGCGCGTCCGTCCAGGCGCGCTCCAGCACCTGGTCGTCCGAGCCGGCAAAGCCCAGCGTGCGCAGGAAAGGGATGTTCGGCCGCTCGTGCGGCGGCAGGACGAACTGCGGCAGGCCGAGGTCCGCCAGCCGCTTCATCTTGTCCAGGCCCTGCAGCACCGCCGCGCGCGGGTTGGAGGCCTCGCCCCGGTTCAGGCTGGAAGCGAGATTGCCCGGCGACAGCCCGGCGTAGGAGTGCGTCGGCCCGATCAAGCCGTCGGCGTTGGCCTCGACCGCATGGGTCATCGCAGACCCCTGATCTCGCCCTCTATGCTCTTCACCGAAGCCGCCTCGAAGCTGGCCACCGGATAAGCGCAGTAGTCGGCGGCGTAGTAGGCGCTGGGCCGGTGGTTGCCCGACGCGCCCAGGCCGCCGAACGGCATGTCGCCGGCCGCGCCGGTCGTCGGGCGGTTGAAGTTGACCACGCCTGCGCGGATGCGGCGGATGAAGCGGTCCCAAAGCGCCGGATCGTCGCTGACCAGGCCTGCCGACAGACCGTAGCGGGTGGCGTTCGCCGCCTGCACCGCCTGGTCGAAGGCGGCGACACGGGTCACCTGGAGGAAGGGGGCGAACATCTCCTCGTCCGGCACGTCCACGCCGGTGACGTCGATGACCGCCGGCCGGACAAAGGCGCCGGGCAGGTTTGCGACGGGACCGGAGGGGCGGATCACCCTGGCGCCCGCATCGATCCGCTGCTGCAGCGCCTCCAGCGCGCCGGCCGCCGCGCGGGCGGAGATCAGCGGGCCGGCGTAGGGCTCGCGGTCGCTGTTCCAGGGCGCGAACGTCAGGCGGTCCGACAGGGCGGCCACCGCCTCCACGATCGCATCGCCCTGCGCGCCTTCCGGCACGATCAGACGGCGCGCGCAGGAGCAGCGCTGGCCGGTGGTGACAAAGGCGGACTGCACGATGATGCCGGCCACGGCCTCGGCGTCGGCCGCGTCCCAGACCACCAGCGGATTGTTACCGCCCAGCTCCAGCGCCAGGATGACGTGCGGATCGTCGGCGAACTTGCGCCGGAAGTGCGCGCCGGCCGCGCCCGAGCCGGTGAACATCAGGGCGTCGATGCCGGCGTCCAGCAGCGCGGCGCCGGTTTCCCGCCCGCCCTGCACGACGTTCAGCACGCCCGTCGGCAAGTCCGCCGCCTCGAACGCCTCGGCCATCAGCTGGCCGGTCAGGGGGGTCTCTTCCGACGGCTTGAAGACCACGGTGTCGCCGGCCAGCAGCGCCGGCACGATGTGGCCGTTCGGCAGGTGGCCGGGAAAGTTGAACGGTCCCAGCACCGCCGCCACCCCGTGCGGACGGTGGCGCAAGACCGCGCGGCCGAATGCGGTGTCGCCCGCCCGCTCGCCCGTGCGCGCCTCATAGGCGCGGATGGAGATGTCCACCTTGCCGACCATGGAGCCGAGTTCGGCGGTGGTTTCCCACAGCGGCTTGCCGGTCTCGCGGCTGATCGCCTCGGCCATCTGCGGCGTGCGGTCCTTGAGCACGGCCTGGTAGCGTTTTACCGCCTCGATGCGCTCGGCGCGGGGGCGGTCGGCCCAGGGCTCGAACGCGGCGCGGGCGCGGTCCACGGCGGCTTGAACCTCGGTTGGAGAGGCGGCTTCGCCCTCCCACACGATCTCTTCGCTGGCGGGGTCGATGGACTGGAACACGGTCATGATTTCACTCGCACGATGTCGCCGGGGCTGATCTTGAGCGCCGCCGCCGTGTCGGAGGCAAGGCGGACGGTGTCGCCGTGGATGTCGGCCCGGGCGCGAACGGCGCGAAACGCGGCGATGCTGTCGGTGGAGATCAGCGCCGGCAGTTCCGCGTCGATGGCGTCCGCGATCTCGACGGTCAGCACGCGTGCATCGCGCACCGTGCGGATGTGATCGCGCGGGCAGGAGACGGTGGGGCCGGCGTCGAAGATGTCCACCAGGCCGTTGGGGCGGAAGCCCTCGCTCTCCAGCAGCGCCATGGCGGGATCGCCTTGCGGATGCACCTTGCCGATCACCGCGCGGGCGGGCTCCGGCAGCAGTTCGACATAGATCGGGTGGCGGGGCGCGAGGTCCAGGATGAACTGCTTGTCGGTTGAGCCCGTCATCCGGTCGGCATCGTCGAACGCCATGGGAAAGAACTTGTGCGCCACGTGGTCCCAGAAGGGGCAGGCGCCGTCGGGGGTGAAGACGCCCCGCAACTCGGCCAGCACGGTGTCGGCGAACAGGTCCGGCTGGGCGCCGATCAGCATGTAGCGCGACTGACTGAGCAGCCGCCCTGCGCCGCCCTTGCGCCGGTCGGCCTTGAGAAACAGCGAGCCGACCTCGGTCCAGCCGGTGCATTCATTCACCAGCACCAGCGTCTGGTGCGTCAGCTTGACGTTCAGCGACGGCGACGAGGAAGTGTTGGTGTTGACGCGAAAGGAGAAGAACGGCCGCTTCAGTCCCACCGCCGCCTTGACCGAGCCGACGCCGTCGATGTCGCCCGTGTCGCCGTCTTCCAGCATCAGGGTGTACCAGGCGCTCTGCGGCTCCACCCGGCCCTCGAAGCTTGCCTGGCTGAGTTCAAGCCGTTCGGACAAGGCGTCGGGGTCTTCGGGCAGGCTGGTGAAGCCGGGGCCGGACAGGATGGCGAGTTCCAGCAAGGAGTCGAGGTCACGCGGACCGGCGGGGCGGACGACCAGCATTCAGAGGCTCTCTTGATCCTCCCCCGCCCACAGGGTGGGGGAGGGGGACCGCCGTAGGTGGTGGAGGGGGCCGAACTTCGCACGGGTGTTCGGGGTTGCCCCCTCCACCACGCTGCGCGTGGTCCCCCTCCCCCAGACGGGGGAGGAGCTTGTGGCCACGGTCGTCACGCCATCGTCTCCAGTCTCATCGTTTTCAGTTTCAGCGCGTCGATCTCGCCCGAGGCGACCTTGCACAGGATCAGGGCGCTGAGCTGGGCGCGTTCGACAAAGCTGTCGGGCCAGGCGAACTCGGCCTCCGAATGGATATCGCCGCCGCGCACGCCCAGGGTGTCGATGTTGGGCAGGCCGGCCGCATGCAGGTTGTTGCCCTCGCACACGCCGCCCGACGGCTTCCAGGCGATGTCCTGACCCAGCAGGGCGCCGGCGTCGCGGACGGCCTCGAACAGGGCGGTCTGCGCCGCGTCCATCGGCTTGGGCGGGCGGGTGAAGCCGCCGCGCAGGTCCAGCGTCAGGCCCTCGAACGGCGCGGCGGAGGCGATCTCGTCGATCCGGCCCCTGATCCAGTCGGCGGACGCCTGATCCGGCACGCGGACGTTGAAGCGGATCACGGCGTTGTCCGCCACGACGTTCAGCGCGCCGCCGCCCGCGATCTGGGCGACGTTGACGGTGACGCCGTCGCTCCGGCCGTTCAGGGCGTGCAGCCGCGCTGCGATCATGGCGGCGCCGGCCACCGCGTTCCGGCCCTCCTCGAAGGCGCGGCCGGCGTGGGCGGCGCGGCCGGCCACGATCAGGTGGAAGTTGCCGCTGCCCTTTCTGGCGCCCGCCAGGGTTCCGTCCGCCAGGGCCGGCTCATAGGTCAGGCCGAGATGGCCGCGTGCGCCGAGTTCGGCCAGCAGCGGCGCGGAGGCGGGCGAGCCGATCTCTTCATCGGGGCTCAGCAGCACCGTCCAGCCGAGGCGCGTCCGATCCGGGTGCGTCTCGAAGGCTTCCAGCGCCGCCAGCATGACGCTGATGCCGCCCTTCATGTCGGCGATGCCCGGCCCGTTCAGCGCGCCGTCAGGGTGGGTCGTGACAGCCTGGAAGCGACTATCGGCCGAATAGACGGTGTCATAGTGGCCGGTCAGGACGATCTGGATCGGCGCTTCGGGACGCGCGGTGATCCGGAGCGCGTCGGCGTGCGCTTCGGTCCGCACCGAACCGTCGTCGGCGACGGTGGTGGAGCCGCGCGTCGGCACGCGCTCCACGCTGGCGGGGAGGCCGCGCCCCGCGACCTCCAGAGCGTCCAGCACGGCGGCGAGGCCCGGCGCGTTGCGGCTGCCCGAGTTGAGGTTCGACCAGGCCACGGCGCGATCGACGATCGCCTCGCGCCGCGCCGCGACGTGGTCGAGCACGGCCTGATCCGGGTCCGAGATACGCATGGCGCGGACCCTAGACGGGCGGACGGCAAAGGTGAAGGCGACCTCGCCGTCCGTTTTAGCGCCGCAGCTCCCGGTTGGGGCGGCGGTCCTGGCGCTGGCCGGGCTCGCGGCTTTCGCGGCGCCAGCGGATCGACAGGCTGGTGTCGCCGGTGCCGCCGAACTGGGACGACAGCGCAAGGTTGCGGCGCACCTGCCATTCGACGTTGACCGCAGCCCCGCCTTCGCCGCCGCCGATGATCTCCAGATAGACGTTGTCGGTGATGTAGCGCCCGCCCGCGACCGTCACGGCCGAGGCCGTGCCGCCAAAGGACAGTCGGTCCAGACCCGCCAGCTCGCGCAGATTTCCGATCACGTCGAAGCCGCCGCCGCCCGCCAGCGACGCCACGCCGGCCGCCAGCTGCGCCGCCTCGAAGGCCGACAGCTGCGAGGCCGATCGGCCGAACAGCACCTGCGACAGGATTTCGTCCTGCGGAAGCTGCGGCGTCGAGGTCAGGGCGATCACCGGCGAGGCGGCCGTGCCGGTGACCCGGATTGTGGCGGTCAGGGCCGGGTCCTCGCGCGTCGCCTCGATGTTCAGCCGGATGCGGTTCACATCCGTCGACAGGGTGACATAGCCCCGGTCATCGAAGATGAAGCGCTTGCCCGCGAACTCGTAGTCGCCGCGCACCACATTGGCGCGTCCGTCCAGCACCGGCTGGGCGATGGTGCCGCGCACGCTGGCCGCAAGGCTCAGTTCCAGGTTCAGGCCGCGCCCGCGCACAAAGATCTCGCGCCCGGTCAGGTCGATATCGAGGGCGATGGGCGGGCCGCCGGTGGTGGCGGGGCGGGCGGTCTCGTCGGTGTCGCCGCCCGGCTTGTTGATCTCCACCACGTCCATGCGGACGATGCCGTTCGAACCGGGCAGGTCGTTGGCGGAGATGGTGGCCTCGTCGACGTTGAGACGGCCGGCCAACGCGATCTTGCCGTCCGTTGCACGCGCGGCGGTCAGCGTGCCCGAACCGCGCGCCTCGGCCAGGTCGTTGTCGATGATGCGGAACCGGTTCAGCACCAGGCGCAGGTTGGAGGCCGAGCCCTGACGCAGGCCGATGCGGCCTTCGCCGGAGACCGTGCCGCCGTCGCCGTCGTTGGCCGAGAACCGCTCCAGATAGGCGGTGGTGTCGTCAAAGCGCGTGGCCAGGTTCAGCGCGTTAAGACGGGTGCCGGTGGAGCCTTCGAAATAGGCGCCGTCCGCGAGGTCGAGACGGCCGTTGAGGCGCGGCGCGTTCAGCGTGCCGGCGATGGTCGCCTGACCGTTGACGTTGCCGGACAGCGAGCGTTCTCCGCCAAGGAACAGGTCCCAGATCGGCTGCACCTGGCCCTGGATGGAGACATTGCCCGACATCGGACGCGTGCGGGCGATCGCCAGCCGCAGGGGCGCGGCCGAGGCCTCGACCGGCAGGGTCAGGTCGGCGTTGGCGCGCACCGCGCCCTCGTCCACGGCCGAGGCCTGGATGCGCAGGACGTTGTTCAGAAGGGTGGCGTTCAACTGGCCGTCGACGGCGAGACCGCGCGGCGCGTCGATGGAGCGGATCTGGTCCAGAGTGACGTTGGCGGAACCCGACAGGTCGTTTCCGGCGCCGCGCAGGGACACTCGACCGGTCGCGCGACCTCGCAGGTCGGGAGCCAGAGAGCCCAGTTCGACGCTGGTCAGGTCGGCCTGGATAATGGCGGAATCCGAGTCCTGGCGAAGCTCGCCCATCAGCATGCCGCCGCCGACGTTCAGATCGACGCGGGCCACGCGGCCGTCGCCGGACAGGGCGACCACGGCGGGGTTGCGGGTGGTGAAGGCGATCTCGCGCACGCGCCCGCCGCCGGACAGGGTGACGCTCTGGTTCTGGCCCTGCCTGGAATAAAGGCCGTTGCCGTTGAACTGCACCGGCGTGCCGCCGCCGACGTCCAGCGCCAGATCGAAGGGCAGGCGCTCCAGCGTGCCGCGACCGTTCAGGGCCAGATTGCGGATGACGATGTCCGAGCCCGCCGGCTTTACGTTGCGGGCGGTGACATCCAGGATGGCGCTGTCCGCGCCGCCGCCGTCGAGCAGGCGAACGCGGCCTTGCGCCTCGCCGGTCTGCAAGAAGGCGCCGGGGCGTGCGGTGAAGGTCAGGTCGGCGCTGGACGGCACATTGTTGGACAGGGCGACGGCGCCCTGGGCGGTGACGCCGCCGGCGTTCAGGTCGACCTCGGTCAGGCGGATCTGGTTTCCGCCCAGGAAGAAGTTGCCCGCCGCGCGAGCCGGTCCGTAGTTGGAGCCTGAGGTCACGACGATGCGGCCGTCCGAGGCGTCCGCGCCCTTACGGAAGCTCAGCGTCAGGTCGGCGTCGGTCAGCTGAAGCGCGCCGGCGGTGATACGGTCGAAGTTGGCGGTCAGGTCGGCGCGCGGCTGGGCCAGGGTGCCGGTGACGGCGCCCTGTCCGCGCAGATTGCCGGCGATCTCGGCCGGGCCGGCGTTGAAGGGGCCTTGGGCGTTCCAGTTCAGCGCCAGACGCAGGCGGCCCTCGGGCTCAATCAGGCCCCGAGCGGAGGCGCGGCCGTTGGCGCCGGTCAGTTCGCCCTGGTTCAGCTCGATGCGGCCTCCGTTCAGCAGTCCCGCCAGTTGCAGGCGCGGCTGCTGGCCCAGCACGCGGTCGAGTTCGCCCAGGCCCGTGACCAGGCCGCGTCCCCGCCCGTCGAAGCGGATCGACCACGGGGCGCCGGTGCGGGCGGACGCCGCCTGGATGGGCCCGCCGAATGCGCCGCGCGCGCCGGGCTGGACGCGCGACAGGTCGGTGATCTCGGCGCGTCCTCGGAAGGACAAGCCGCCCAGGAGGTTGCGGGAACCGGAGCCGTTCAGCGCCAGCGCCTGGCCAGTCGCATTGACGCGCTCCAGCAGGATGGCGCCGTCCTTCATCCGGGCGGCTTCGAGTTGCACACGCGGCTGCGCGCCGAGCAGGGCGCCGATCACGCCCTCGGCCGAGCCGCCGGATGCGCGGATGTCGCCGTCGATGTCGAAGCGGCCGTCGCGCGCCTGGACGTTCAGAGGGCCTGCGATGCGGGTCGCGCGATAGCTGGCGAGAGACGCGTTCAGCAGACTGGCCTGGCCCGAAAGGCTCCAGGTCTGGGCGTCGCCCTTGAAAACGCCGGTGTAGGCGGTGGGGCCGGCGATCTCGGTTCCGGCTAGCCGGGTCAGGGATGGCGTTGCGACCTCAAGCGCGATGCCGCCGGGCGAGGCGCGATCTTCCTTGCGCAGCTTGCCCTGCGCCCGCGAGGTCAGGTTCTCGGCGTCCAGCACCCAGGCCACGCCCTGGAAGGCGTCGTCCGAGCGGTCGGGCACGATGGCGAAGCCGAACCGGGCGGTGCGGCCGACGCGCGTGACGAACGGCTCAAGCAGGTCGGAGCCGGAGAAGTCGAAATAGCCGGACAGCCGTCCGCCGTTCTCGCCGAACCGGCCCTTGATCGTCAGCGGCGTGAACTGCCCGGTCTGGACGCGAGCATCGATGACCTCGCCGTTGACCAGGGCATGGGCGGCGAAGGGCTGGTCCGGCGAATAGCCGAGCGCGCCGGCGATCGGGCCGCCTTGCGCCTCCTGCGCGCGCAGATTCAGGCGCAGGTCCGACATCTCCTCGCCCAGGGTGGCGGCGAGACGCAGGTAATCGCCAGGGCGGCTGAGGCTGTCGGCGTTGACGTTGGCCGTCTTTGCGCCAAAGCGCGGAATGGCGGCGTCGCCGGCCAAGCGCCAGCGGCCGTACTCCTTTGAGAAGTTCTCCAGCAGTTCGACATTGGCCGAGAACTTGTCGATCACGACGCCGATGGGCGCGGGGCGGGGCGGCTCGCCGGTCGGAGGCTCGGGCACAGGGCGGCGGATCAGGCGGATCTGGTCGGCGCTGATCTCGTCGGCATGGAAGCGGCGAAAGACGAGCTGAAGATAGCTCCAGTCCACCCGCACATTGCGCGCCTCCAGCCAGACGCCGTCACGATCGGTGATGGTGACGCGCGCCAGGGTGAAGTCGTCGAACAGGTCGCCCGACAGCCCCTCGACGTTGATGCGGCCGTAGCGGCCGATCTTCTTGCCGGCCACGAAGCTGGTGACCAGTTCGCGGCCCGGGCCGCTGAGCAGATAGGTCCGCCCCCCGATAAAGGCGACCAGCGCCAGCACGATCACCGCCGCCAGGATCGAGCCGATGATCAGGCCCGCGACCTGCAGGCGGGTGCGCTTCTTCTTCGCCTTGACCGCGGGGGTCTCAGGCTTGGGCTGGTCCGAGGCGGGAGGCGGCGTGTCGGTCAAAAGGCCTGGCCGATGCTGATGTAGAGTTGAAAGGCGGCGTCGCCGACCTGGGCGTCGAGCGGCACGGCGATGTCGGCGCGGATGGGGCCGAACGGCAGCTTGTAGCGCACGCCCAGACCCGCGCCGTAGCGCATGTTGGAGAAGTTCGGCGTTTCCTGAAAGCCGACCGCGCCCGCGTCGATAAAGGCCACGGCCTGGAAGCTCTCGCCGATGTCGCGACGCACCTCCAGCGCGGTTTCGAACAGCGACAGGCCGCCGCGCGGGGTGTTGTCGGGCAGGCGCGGACCGACGCCCTGATATTCATAGCCGCGCACCGAACCGCCGCCGCCCGAATAGAACAGCCGGTCGGCCGGCACCGTCAGCTCCTCGCCGCCGAGGATAGAGCCGATGCGGATGCGGCCGGCCAGCACGGTGCGGCCGCCGTCGGTGACCGGCAGATAGCCGGTCGCCACGAAGTCGTTGCGCAGGAACAGCACGGTGTCGTCGCCGGCCACGGCCGTGGGCTGGACCGAGGCGGTCAGGCGATAGCCGCTTCTGGGGTCTAGCGGATCGTCGGACCGATCCATGTAGGCCGAGCCGCGCAGGGTGACGATGGCCAGATCGCGGTCGAAGTCCACCGGCTGGGGCGGGTCGAACGCATAGTCGAACCGGTTCTCGTTATAGTGGCCGGCGTCCACGCCGATGCCGTAGCTGAAGTAGGAGGTGCGGCCGATGCGCTGGCGCAGGTCGGCCGACAGCACCAGGGCCTGGCGGACGTAGGCGTCGGTATCCTCGTTGACCACGGCGGCCTGCATCGCCAGCGTGCGGCCGGGCCGGCGCCAGTGCGGCAGGCTGAGGTCCACGCCGATGCGGCTGTCGATGCTGGCCAGGCGCGCCTGGTAGCGCAGGGTGTCGGCGCGGCCGAACCGGTTGTAGTGGGTCCAGATCAGGTCCACGCCCGAGCCTTCGGCCGTGGAATAGCTGGCGCCCGCCTCCAGGATGCGGCGGGGCCGATCCTGGAGCGAGACGATCACGGGACGCAGGCCCGCTTCGGTGTTCTGGGCCTGGGGCGCCAGCGCCACGCCGACGCCGTCGTAGACGCCGGTCTCCAGCAGGCGCCGCTCCAACTCGGCCACGTCCTCGGGATCGTAGCGGTCGCCCTCGTCCCATGGCGCAAGGCCCGCCACCCAGGCCGGGTTGGTGCGGCCCTCGGTTTCCAGCCGGACGCCGTTCAGCCGCACCAGCTCGCCCGAGGCGATGCGGTATTCGGGCGCAACTGTCCAGGCGGCGTGATCGACCACGACCCGGCGCGGGTTGGCGGCGGCGTCGGCATAGCCCTGGCGGGTCAGGGAGGCGACGACACGGCCTTCGCCGGCGATCACGTCCACCGCCCGGCCGGGCGCGCCGGCCTCCAGGTCGATGGCCTCGATGGCGGTCGCGGCGCTGGTCTCGTCAGGCGCCGGCGCGGCCCACTGCACCGTCGGCGGCGTCAGGACGAAGCGGCGGCCGGGCGTGACCTGCACGATGGCGACCGGCGTCTCCTCGCCCTCGACGATGTCTTCCAGCACCGGCTGATAGTAGCCTTCGGAGCGCAGCAGGGCTTCGGCCGACCCCATCGCCGCGCGAGCTCTGCGACGCGCCTCGAAGCGGCTGGAGGGGGCGCCATCGACTTCCCCGACCGCCTGCTCCAGCTGTCGACGCAGGTCGCCGTCGATCTCGCCGCGAATTTGGGCGCGCGGATCGGCGTGGGCGGCGGCCCCGCAGGCGGAGCCGAGCGCAAGCGCGGCAAGAAAGAGCTTCGGCCTGGACGTCAAACTCGACCCTTCGTCTTGGCCGCCGGGTAACGTCCGGCGAATGCGTGAGGCGAACCGCATGAACGGTCAGTAGAACAGGGTTTCGCTTTCCGGCTGAACCGACTCTTCCGAGGTCTTGGGCTCGGGCGGCAGGGTCTCGGGCGGCGGGGTGGTCGGCGCGGGATCGCGCACGTCGGGGGCCACGACCGGCGCGGCCGAATCCTCGGCGGCGGGCGCGACGGGCTCGGCCTCGACGGCCATCGGCCGTTCGTCCACGTCTCGTTCCTGAACATCGTCGCAGGCGGACAGCGACAGGGCGCCCGCTGCGGCCAGAGCGAAAAGAATGCGCTTCATCGACTTGAATTCCCCGACTTCTCCACGCCAACGCTTTGAAAGCGCGGCCGTTCCCATGTCGAGCGCGCAATCCATGGATCGCCGCTCAAGATCGCCAGTCGCATCGCCTGATGGCGGCAACGAGGCTGGCTTGAAAATGAGAGATGGTACGTCCTCTCGGGCTCGAACCGAGGACCCTCTGATTAAAAGTCAGATGCTCTAACCAACTGAGCTAAGGACGCGCCGACGCTGCGGCCGAGAAGGCGGACCGCTGCTGGGCGCCTTCTGTCGCGTCGGGCCGTTCCGGTCAAGGGCGAAGGCCGTCAACCGGCGATCTCGGAACAAGGCTCATGCGCGCCGGGTTCTTGTTGAAGCAACCCACAAGGAGCGATCCATGCCGCATCAGAACACGTCATCGTCGGACGCGACGGCCCAGAACGGGGTCGGCGACAAGCAGATGCCCAACGATCCGGGCCAGGACCAGAACGCCTCCGCCCATCCGGAGGCGAGCCGCTATGCGGCCGAGAACCTGGCCGATTCGACCCTGGCGCCGCCGGCAGCAGGCGAGGTCGACGACTATCTGGACGAGGGCGACGGCCTGGGCGGCGCCAATGTCCAGTCAGGCGGCAA
The genomic region above belongs to Brevundimonas sp. PAMC22021 and contains:
- the hspQ gene encoding heat shock protein HspQ, with translation MAQFRNARFHIGQIVRHYDGAFQGAVLDVDPVYDGSVQQEGLIAPDQPFYRVYAIGENGGFVAYAAEAALRDASHALTLSEADQRRWFSVDAAGHHAPMDQPIHSPVATDRLGPCGRAALR
- the phhA gene encoding phenylalanine 4-monooxygenase — protein: MSDFEHVFDKPPEGAAADWTIPQNWQGYTEVEHQTWDTLYARQMTILPGRACDAFLRGLDALDLNAGGIPDFDVINPKLQALTGWSVVCVPGLVPDDVFFDHLANRRFVSGQFIRKPDQLDYLQEPDIFHDVFGHVPMLTDPDFAAYMEAYGKGGQRAASLGMLANLARLYWYTVEFGLMQEAEGLRIYGAGIVSSATESVFALDDPSPNRIGFDLERVMRTLYRIDDFQQVYFVIDSLEALKAETLKDFGPVYDALKGQGEIAVDAVLPGDRVITRGTQSYAARGGRFAA
- the astB gene encoding N-succinylarginine dihydrolase, whose product is MTHAVEANADGLIGPTHSYAGLSPGNLASSLNRGEASNPRAAVLQGLDKMKRLADLGLPQFVLPPHERPNIPFLRTLGFAGSDDQVLERAWTDAPSFAAAACSASPMWAANAATVTPSADSADGRVHFTPANLHTNLHRSLEHEQTKRALNALFPDPDRFAVHDALSSVAHLADEGAANHVRLCRDHGEPGVNLLVWGREAFQPWEGPFPARQTREACDAVVRRHGMGRSVLAQQGRAAIAGGTFHNDVVCVGSLDTLFHHELAFEDTDGTRDTIRRAAEGLFDPIFVEVALSDLALADAISSYLFNSMLVRVPGEDRLTLICPTETRDNPRAHAVAEGVASSNGPIGRVDYVDVRQSMRNGGGPACLRLRVVLTDAELAAANAAMRLTDELHGALSVWGATWYRDRLTPADLADPQLLVESRGALDELTQILGLGGGFYPFQRG
- the astD gene encoding succinylglutamate-semialdehyde dehydrogenase; its protein translation is MTVFQSIDPASEEIVWEGEAASPTEVQAAVDRARAAFEPWADRPRAERIEAVKRYQAVLKDRTPQMAEAISRETGKPLWETTAELGSMVGKVDISIRAYEARTGERAGDTAFGRAVLRHRPHGVAAVLGPFNFPGHLPNGHIVPALLAGDTVVFKPSEETPLTGQLMAEAFEAADLPTGVLNVVQGGRETGAALLDAGIDALMFTGSGAAGAHFRRKFADDPHVILALELGGNNPLVVWDAADAEAVAGIIVQSAFVTTGQRCSCARRLIVPEGAQGDAIVEAVAALSDRLTFAPWNSDREPYAGPLISARAAAGALEALQQRIDAGARVIRPSGPVANLPGAFVRPAVIDVTGVDVPDEEMFAPFLQVTRVAAFDQAVQAANATRYGLSAGLVSDDPALWDRFIRRIRAGVVNFNRPTTGAAGDMPFGGLGASGNHRPSAYYAADYCAYPVASFEAASVKSIEGEIRGLR
- a CDS encoding arginine N-succinyltransferase, giving the protein MLVVRPAGPRDLDSLLELAILSGPGFTSLPEDPDALSERLELSQASFEGRVEPQSAWYTLMLEDGDTGDIDGVGSVKAAVGLKRPFFSFRVNTNTSSSPSLNVKLTHQTLVLVNECTGWTEVGSLFLKADRRKGGAGRLLSQSRYMLIGAQPDLFADTVLAELRGVFTPDGACPFWDHVAHKFFPMAFDDADRMTGSTDKQFILDLAPRHPIYVELLPEPARAVIGKVHPQGDPAMALLESEGFRPNGLVDIFDAGPTVSCPRDHIRTVRDARVLTVEIADAIDAELPALISTDSIAAFRAVRARADIHGDTVRLASDTAAALKISPGDIVRVKS